The genome window CCACGGCCTCGCAGGCGACGTTTGTCGTGAGGACCGGAAAGAGCGCCCCGCTTTGCGGCTGGCAGGCGACGGGCACCGGTTCGCCCAAAGCGTCGAGCGCGGTGGCCACGTACGTTACGCGCCGGCCGCCCCGTTCGTTCCCTTCCAAGGGGCCGATGTTCTCCGGCAGCGTGAGGGCCGGGGGTTCCACGTTCTCCGGCGCGCTCACCGAGAGGCCGGAGGGCGGGTTGAAGGCGTGATTGAAGCACGCTTCGTCCGTGGCGCCCGGCTTCTCCACCAAGAGTCCCCCCGCGGCCAGTTGCAGGTCGAGGATCGTCCCGGGCGTCGCGCCCGAGGCAAGCGTGGCCGTGACCACGAGGTCGACGGAGGCGGGGTGCTTTGGAATCTGGACGCCAAGGCCGTCGAAGACCACGGACATGTCCGCCGAAAGCCGCCCCACGTGCGCGGACGGGCCTGCGCTCACCACGATCGAGTGCAGCGCCGAGGGCGTAACCGTGCTGCCGGGCGCGGGCTCCAGGCTCAACGACTTGACGTAGCGCTCGGACTGCGACATCGTCGTGATCCGCATGTCGAACACCACGCCCGGCGAGCCAGGGGCCGCCGCCCCGAATCCCGCGATGCCTTCAAAACGCAGCTCGCCGCAGGCCGCCGTCTTGTCGTCGCCGGGGCCTTGCGCCAGGGACGACGGAACGATGAGCGAGGGCAGAACGAGCAGGGCTATGGCAAGGACGGCGCAGAAGCGCGAAGCCCGGGCGGACGTCCTGGTTCGCGCTGCGACGGCCATGCTTTGCTTGCTGCACGCAGGATGGGGGGATGTTCGTTGGCGCACGCTTGGCGCCCAGCCAGTAAGCCCGGCGTAACCGGGACTTGGGTTCGACTCACCGCCGGTCGCGCGCTTGCCGGGATCCGGGGCGTCCGGTTTTTCGAAAGACTCACCTCGGTCGCCCTGCATGTCAGCCTACGCAAGAATTGTATCAGGGATCGTCGCAGCCAAGGAGCTGTCGCACGACCCGTCGCGACCTCGCCGTCCAATCATCCTGCCCGCTCCTTGACGTCCTCGGTGACCTGGGAAAACGACATCGCCACCGCGCCCGTCCCCTCGATGGCAAGCTTCCAGGCGGTGTACTTTTCCAGAAGCTCCCGCCCGCGTGGCGTCAAGCGCGGGGTCGGGGGCGGGGTCACAAGCCCGTGCTGTTCGAGGTCCGACAGAAGTTGGGCGAGGCGGTCGTAGGCCATGTTGGCACGGCGCGAAATGCGAGCCAGCGTGTACGACTCGGACTCCGCCTCGAGCTTGTCCAGAACCGCGAGGACGTCGCCGATGATCGTTTCGCGCTCCCGGCGGGTCATCGGTGCGCCTCCCCAATGCCTTGGCCCGCAGGCAGGCCGGCGCGGCTGGGTTCCGGGGGTCGCACGTTCTTTGTTGGCCGCTCGCTGTCGGGCGGGATACTTGGAAAAGGCGATCGCAGCGCGGAAAGCATTGTAACGCGCAGGTCGCCACTCACCGATAATCGGTGAGAGGATTCCACCCGGATTCCGGTGGCGGAATTGGGCCGCAACCCCTTCCCATGGGCTAGAAGAGGCGCGTTTCCGGGGCGGCTTCGTCGGCCGGCTTCTCGGCCACGGCCGCCGCAAGCTGCTCCCCGAGGGGCGTCAGGCGGTAGTAGATCCAGGTTCCAGGCAATCCCTCGACGGCCCCCTTGAACGTCTGAACGAGGACGGGGGGCCCTGCGAGGTGTCGCGCCCGCCAGCCCGGAACGAACACGTCCAGCCGTTGGGCGGCGGAATCGTTCATCCGCTCCGGGAACTCGGAGACGCGCTGCACGCTGACCTTCGCCCGGTCCGCTACCGGCTTCTGTCGGAACCGCGGATCCCCAAGCGGACGCTCGTCGGGCGGCACGGAGGAGCCCCGCAATTCCA of Candidatus Thermoplasmatota archaeon contains these proteins:
- a CDS encoding winged helix-turn-helix domain-containing protein; protein product: MTRRERETIIGDVLAVLDKLEAESESYTLARISRRANMAYDRLAQLLSDLEQHGLVTPPPTPRLTPRGRELLEKYTAWKLAIEGTGAVAMSFSQVTEDVKERAG